Proteins from a genomic interval of Phyllopteryx taeniolatus isolate TA_2022b chromosome 3, UOR_Ptae_1.2, whole genome shotgun sequence:
- the lysmd3 gene encoding lysM and putative peptidoglycan-binding domain-containing protein 3 isoform X1, giving the protein MQWEVKMTGRGQHYGFQSATGVQPANGGHAYLFGTAGSENELSEEDGESYELRPRGKERNRRSTSRERMDDIIYLTREIQEGDTLNSIALQYHCSVADLKRSNNLLTEQDFFALRSAKIPVKRFSVLTETHNTGPLKPSSTAESRHPIQISAVTALPIESSTDSSSSTDSVEGFLMEKDKDIERLVKSTGPSRSSLNEVVSSLTLQPNQLGNVEYKPVEKKDPYYGADWGMRWWTAVVIMLVVGIITPVFYLLYYEVLMKAEVSHHGTPADVRGHVLPAHNHGHGPLENSHAGAGPSRHAGDVPHKAPQGLKVDSAQHGKRHDKSSV; this is encoded by the exons ATGCAATGGGAAG TGAAAATGACTGGTAGAGGCCAGCACTATGGCTTCCAGTCGGCCACCGGGGTTCAACCTGCCAACGGAGGTCACGCCTACCTGTTTGGGACCGCCGGTTCTGAGAACGAGCTGTCCGAGGAGGATGGGGAGAGCTATGAGCTACGGCCGCGTGGGAAGGAGAGGAACCGCAGGAGCACCTCCAGGGAGAGGATGGATGACATTATCTACCTGACCAGAGAGATTCAGGAGGGTGACACACTGAACAGCATTGCCTTGCAGTACCATTGCTCA GTGGCCGATTTAAAGCGCTCAAACAACCTCCTGACAGAGCAGGACTTCTTCGCCCTGCGCTCAGCGAAGATCCCGGTCAAGCGCTTCAGCGTGCTGACTGAAACTCACAACACCGGACCTCTCAAACCTTCCTCTACCGCTGAATCCCGACACCCGATCCAGATCTCGGCTGTCACAGCCCTCCCCATCGAGTCGTCCACAGACTCGTCCTCTTCTACGGACAGCGTGGAAGGCTTCCTTATGGAGAAGGACAAGGACATTGAGCGACTGGTGAAATCCACAGGGCCGTCCAGGAGCAGCCTCAACGAAGTTGTGTCATCCTTAACGCTCCAGCCAAACCAGCTGGGCAATGTGGAGTACAAACCGGTGGAGAAAAAGGACCCTTATTACGGAGCGGACTGGGGCATGAGATGGTGGACTGCGGTGGTCATCATGTTGGTGGTTGGCATAATCACGCCTGTATTCTACCTGCTATACTATGAAGTCCTCATGAAGGCTGAAGTCAGCCATCACGGGACGCCTGCAGACGTTCGTGGCCACGTGCTTCCTGCACATAACCATGGCCACGGTCCTCTAGAAAACAGTCACGCTGGAGCTGGGCCCTCACGACATGCTGGAGATGTGCCTCACAAAGCCCCACAAGGGCTCAAAGTGGACAGTGCACAACATGGAAAAAGACATGATAAAAGTAGTGTTTAA
- the lysmd3 gene encoding lysM and putative peptidoglycan-binding domain-containing protein 3 isoform X2 yields MTGRGQHYGFQSATGVQPANGGHAYLFGTAGSENELSEEDGESYELRPRGKERNRRSTSRERMDDIIYLTREIQEGDTLNSIALQYHCSVADLKRSNNLLTEQDFFALRSAKIPVKRFSVLTETHNTGPLKPSSTAESRHPIQISAVTALPIESSTDSSSSTDSVEGFLMEKDKDIERLVKSTGPSRSSLNEVVSSLTLQPNQLGNVEYKPVEKKDPYYGADWGMRWWTAVVIMLVVGIITPVFYLLYYEVLMKAEVSHHGTPADVRGHVLPAHNHGHGPLENSHAGAGPSRHAGDVPHKAPQGLKVDSAQHGKRHDKSSV; encoded by the exons ATGACTGGTAGAGGCCAGCACTATGGCTTCCAGTCGGCCACCGGGGTTCAACCTGCCAACGGAGGTCACGCCTACCTGTTTGGGACCGCCGGTTCTGAGAACGAGCTGTCCGAGGAGGATGGGGAGAGCTATGAGCTACGGCCGCGTGGGAAGGAGAGGAACCGCAGGAGCACCTCCAGGGAGAGGATGGATGACATTATCTACCTGACCAGAGAGATTCAGGAGGGTGACACACTGAACAGCATTGCCTTGCAGTACCATTGCTCA GTGGCCGATTTAAAGCGCTCAAACAACCTCCTGACAGAGCAGGACTTCTTCGCCCTGCGCTCAGCGAAGATCCCGGTCAAGCGCTTCAGCGTGCTGACTGAAACTCACAACACCGGACCTCTCAAACCTTCCTCTACCGCTGAATCCCGACACCCGATCCAGATCTCGGCTGTCACAGCCCTCCCCATCGAGTCGTCCACAGACTCGTCCTCTTCTACGGACAGCGTGGAAGGCTTCCTTATGGAGAAGGACAAGGACATTGAGCGACTGGTGAAATCCACAGGGCCGTCCAGGAGCAGCCTCAACGAAGTTGTGTCATCCTTAACGCTCCAGCCAAACCAGCTGGGCAATGTGGAGTACAAACCGGTGGAGAAAAAGGACCCTTATTACGGAGCGGACTGGGGCATGAGATGGTGGACTGCGGTGGTCATCATGTTGGTGGTTGGCATAATCACGCCTGTATTCTACCTGCTATACTATGAAGTCCTCATGAAGGCTGAAGTCAGCCATCACGGGACGCCTGCAGACGTTCGTGGCCACGTGCTTCCTGCACATAACCATGGCCACGGTCCTCTAGAAAACAGTCACGCTGGAGCTGGGCCCTCACGACATGCTGGAGATGTGCCTCACAAAGCCCCACAAGGGCTCAAAGTGGACAGTGCACAACATGGAAAAAGACATGATAAAAGTAGTGTTTAA
- the polr3g gene encoding DNA-directed RNA polymerase III subunit RPC7 isoform X1 → MAGKGRGVAAFTFNIDALGIGRGSMPEARVGPDPLFPPTDFKPVPLKVGEDEDYMLALKQEMRGTMQRMPHNIKFKTNKADVEKYTQRYLKKNEVHDDEWTPDWNVFPKELMPQKKTRVKAGPKKKRVKISSKDTEDVLTKLNELEKKDDNDKSDEEQPKTKGNEEDEEEIEEEEYEEEQVEDNDYIDNYFDNGEDFAAGSDDNMDVLSWPSESKDIQGNSKLSILI, encoded by the exons ATGGCGGGGAAGGGGCGCGGGGTGGCTGCGTTCACCTTCAACATTGATGCACTGGGCATCGGCCGGGGCAGCATGCCAGAAGCCAGGGTGGGGCCCGATCCACTCTTTCCA CCCACAGACTTCAAGCCAGTCCCGCTAAAGGTCGGCGAGGACGAGGACTACATGCTGGCTCTCAAACAGGAGATGAGGGGAACTATGCAACGGATGCCTCACAACATCAAGTTTAAGACCAATAAGGCAG ATGTGGAGAAATACACACAGAGATACTTAAAGAAGAACGAGGTACATGACGACGAATGGACAccag aCTGGAATGTCTTCCCAAAAGAACTGATGCCACAAAAGAAAACCAGAGTAAAAGCAG ggccaaagaagaaaagggtGAAGATATCCAGCAAAGATACAGAAGATGTGTTGACCAAATTGAAT GAGCTGGAAAAGAAAGATGACAATGACAAATCAGATGAGGAGCAACCAAAGACCAAAGGAaatgaggaagatgaggaggagattGAAGAAGAGGAATATGAAGAGGAGCAAGTGGAA gacaATGACTACATTGACAACTACTTTGACAACGGAGAAGACTTCGCTGCAGGCAGTGATGACAATATGGATG tactCTCTTGGCCATCTGAAAGTAAAGACATCCAAGGTAATTCAAAACTTTCAATACTAATATAA
- the polr3g gene encoding DNA-directed RNA polymerase III subunit RPC7 isoform X4, translated as MAGKGRGVAAFTFNIDALGIGRGSMPEARVGPDPLFPPTDFKPVPLKVGEDEDYMLALKQEMRGTMQRMPHNIKFKTNKADVEKYTQRYLKKNEVHDDEWTPGPKKKRVKISSKDTEDVLTKLNELEKKDDNDKSDEEQPKTKGNEEDEEEIEEEEYEEEQVEDNDYIDNYFDNGEDFAAGSDDNMDVLSWPSESKDIQGNSKLSILI; from the exons ATGGCGGGGAAGGGGCGCGGGGTGGCTGCGTTCACCTTCAACATTGATGCACTGGGCATCGGCCGGGGCAGCATGCCAGAAGCCAGGGTGGGGCCCGATCCACTCTTTCCA CCCACAGACTTCAAGCCAGTCCCGCTAAAGGTCGGCGAGGACGAGGACTACATGCTGGCTCTCAAACAGGAGATGAGGGGAACTATGCAACGGATGCCTCACAACATCAAGTTTAAGACCAATAAGGCAG ATGTGGAGAAATACACACAGAGATACTTAAAGAAGAACGAGGTACATGACGACGAATGGACAccag ggccaaagaagaaaagggtGAAGATATCCAGCAAAGATACAGAAGATGTGTTGACCAAATTGAAT GAGCTGGAAAAGAAAGATGACAATGACAAATCAGATGAGGAGCAACCAAAGACCAAAGGAaatgaggaagatgaggaggagattGAAGAAGAGGAATATGAAGAGGAGCAAGTGGAA gacaATGACTACATTGACAACTACTTTGACAACGGAGAAGACTTCGCTGCAGGCAGTGATGACAATATGGATG tactCTCTTGGCCATCTGAAAGTAAAGACATCCAAGGTAATTCAAAACTTTCAATACTAATATAA
- the polr3g gene encoding DNA-directed RNA polymerase III subunit RPC7 isoform X2, whose amino-acid sequence MSVVWLIWTIISRLWGPPTNPPTSSFMLKPTDFKPVPLKVGEDEDYMLALKQEMRGTMQRMPHNIKFKTNKADVEKYTQRYLKKNEVHDDEWTPDWNVFPKELMPQKKTRVKAGPKKKRVKISSKDTEDVLTKLNELEKKDDNDKSDEEQPKTKGNEEDEEEIEEEEYEEEQVEDNDYIDNYFDNGEDFAAGSDDNMDVLSWPSESKDIQGNSKLSILI is encoded by the exons A TGTCAGTTGTGTGGTTGATATGGACCATTATCAGCCGGCTCTGGGGACCCCCTACTAACCCACCAACCAGCAGTTTTATGTTAAAG CCCACAGACTTCAAGCCAGTCCCGCTAAAGGTCGGCGAGGACGAGGACTACATGCTGGCTCTCAAACAGGAGATGAGGGGAACTATGCAACGGATGCCTCACAACATCAAGTTTAAGACCAATAAGGCAG ATGTGGAGAAATACACACAGAGATACTTAAAGAAGAACGAGGTACATGACGACGAATGGACAccag aCTGGAATGTCTTCCCAAAAGAACTGATGCCACAAAAGAAAACCAGAGTAAAAGCAG ggccaaagaagaaaagggtGAAGATATCCAGCAAAGATACAGAAGATGTGTTGACCAAATTGAAT GAGCTGGAAAAGAAAGATGACAATGACAAATCAGATGAGGAGCAACCAAAGACCAAAGGAaatgaggaagatgaggaggagattGAAGAAGAGGAATATGAAGAGGAGCAAGTGGAA gacaATGACTACATTGACAACTACTTTGACAACGGAGAAGACTTCGCTGCAGGCAGTGATGACAATATGGATG tactCTCTTGGCCATCTGAAAGTAAAGACATCCAAGGTAATTCAAAACTTTCAATACTAATATAA
- the polr3g gene encoding DNA-directed RNA polymerase III subunit RPC7 isoform X3: MAGKGRGVAAFTFNIDALGIGRGSMPEARVGPDPLFPPTDFKPVPLKVGEDEDYMLALKQEMRGTMQRMPHNIKFKTNKADVEKYTQRYLKKNEVHDDEWTPDWNVFPKELMPQKKTRVKAGPKKKRVKISSKDTEDVLTKLNELEKKDDNDKSDEEQPKTKGNEEDEEEIEEEEYEEEQVEDNDYIDNYFDNGEDFAAGSDDNMDGEATY, translated from the exons ATGGCGGGGAAGGGGCGCGGGGTGGCTGCGTTCACCTTCAACATTGATGCACTGGGCATCGGCCGGGGCAGCATGCCAGAAGCCAGGGTGGGGCCCGATCCACTCTTTCCA CCCACAGACTTCAAGCCAGTCCCGCTAAAGGTCGGCGAGGACGAGGACTACATGCTGGCTCTCAAACAGGAGATGAGGGGAACTATGCAACGGATGCCTCACAACATCAAGTTTAAGACCAATAAGGCAG ATGTGGAGAAATACACACAGAGATACTTAAAGAAGAACGAGGTACATGACGACGAATGGACAccag aCTGGAATGTCTTCCCAAAAGAACTGATGCCACAAAAGAAAACCAGAGTAAAAGCAG ggccaaagaagaaaagggtGAAGATATCCAGCAAAGATACAGAAGATGTGTTGACCAAATTGAAT GAGCTGGAAAAGAAAGATGACAATGACAAATCAGATGAGGAGCAACCAAAGACCAAAGGAaatgaggaagatgaggaggagattGAAGAAGAGGAATATGAAGAGGAGCAAGTGGAA gacaATGACTACATTGACAACTACTTTGACAACGGAGAAGACTTCGCTGCAGGCAGTGATGACAATATGGATGGTGAAGCAACATACTGA
- the mblac2 gene encoding metallo-beta-lactamase domain-containing protein 2: MTAADWYAHKSLGDGLYWIQERFYQSQNRANIWLLRGTHQDVVIDTGLGLRSLPDYIDAMGLLGKDPQRKNPLLAIATHAHFDHSGGLHQFQQVGVHSAEVEALANGDNYETVTWLSDREIAEAPSPGWRARHYKVKAVQPTHILQEGDVINLGNRQLTVLHMPGHSRGSICLHDGENKLLFSGDVVYDGAMIDWLPYSHVSDYIGSCERLVGLVDSEQVDQVLPGHYNTFGAKRLHRIASSYISRAGTCPAKFSTWAWSTMAGVALRASHPRGVC; the protein is encoded by the exons ATGACCGCGGCCGACTGGTACGCTCACAAGTCGCTCGGAGACGGACTCTACTGGATCCAGGAACGGTTCTACCAGTCGCAGAACCGGGCTAACATATGGCTGCTGCGCGGCACCCACCAGGACGTGGTGATCGACACGGGACTCGGCTTGAGGAGCCTGCCGGACTACATCGACGCCATGGGGCTGCTGGGCAAGGACCCTCAGCGGAAGAACCCGCTGCTGGCCATCGCCACCCACGCCCACTTCGACCACTCGGGCGGCCTGCATCAGTTCCAACAGGTGGGCGTCCACAGCGCCGAGGTGGAGGCGCTGGCCAACGGGGACAACTACGAGACGGTCACCTGGCTCAGTGACAGGGAGATAGCCGAGGCTCCCAGTCCCGGGTGGAGGGCCAGGCACTATAAAGTCAAGGCTGTGCAGCCCACGCACATCCTGCAGGAAG GTGACGTCATCAACCTGGGCAACAGGCAGCTGACGGTGCTCCACATGCCGGGCCACTCGCGGGGCAGCATCTGCCTCCACGACGGCGAGAACAAGCTGCTGTTCAGCGGCGATGTGGTGTACGACGGCGCCATGATCGACTGGCTGCCGTACAGCCACGTCAGCGACTACATCGGCAGCTGCGAGCGCCTGGTGGGCCTGGTGGACAGCGAACAG GTGGATCAAGTCCTGCCAGGACACTACAACACCTTTGGCGCCAAACGCCTCCACCGCATCGCCAGCTCGTACATCAGCAGAGCGGGAACGTGCCCGGCCAAATTCTCCACTTGGGCGTGGAGCACCATGGCCGGCGTGGCGCTCAGGGCGTCCCACCCACGGGGCGTCTGCTGA